The genome window TATCGGCCTTCGCCTTGGCCGTGAGCGTAAAGCAGGGCATCACTTGAGACTTTCGTCATCAAGTTCACGAAGCAACTCCTTCAGGGAATACTCCGCAGTACCGCTTTCCTCGCCTTCTTTAATTGCGCGGCGTAGCACGTTCAGTTTGGTTTCTCGTTCCTCCAGAAGCCGCAGCCCGGCGCGGATTGCCTCGCTGGCCGAATTAAAGTGGCCTTGAGCGACCTGTTGAGCAATGAATTTCTCAAAGTGCGGCCCTAGCGT of Desulfuromonadales bacterium contains these proteins:
- a CDS encoding type II toxin-antitoxin system ParD family antitoxin, which codes for TLGPHFEKFIAQQVAQGHFNSASEAIRAGLRLLEERETKLNVLRRAIKEGEESGTAEYSLKELLRELDDESLK